The proteins below are encoded in one region of Sporosarcina sp. FSL K6-1508:
- the typA gene encoding translational GTPase TypA yields MTKMRNDLRNIAIIAHVDHGKTTLVDQLLKQSGIFRSNEQVDDRAMDSNEIERERGITILAKNTAIEYKDTKINILDTPGHADFGGEVERILKMVDGVILVVDSYEGCMPQTRFVLKKALEQNLKPIVVVNKIDREFARPEEVVDEVLELFIELDANDEQLEFPVIYASGFNGTASLSPDPATQEETLRVLYDAILEHIPAPVDNRDEPLQFQVSLLDYSDYVGRIGIGRIFRGTMKVGQSVAVIKRDGSLKNYRVTKMSGFLGLKRVDIQEAFSGDLVAVSGMENIDVGETICPADHPEALPELFIDEPTLQMTFLVNNSPFAGKEGKWVTSRKIDERLQSQLQTDVSLRVDPTDSPDAWTVSGRGELHLSILIENMRREGFELQVSKPSVIVKEIDGVRCEPIERLQIDIPEEHTGSIIESIGERKGEMLDMINNGNGQVRLIFNVPARGLIGYSTEFLTLTRGYGIMNHTFDSYQPMAKGKVGGRRNGVLVSMENGTATPYSIMQLEDRGIMFVGAGTDIYAGMVVGENTRESDLTINLTKAKQATNVRSASKDQTVTTKKPRIMSLEEALQYLDDDEYCEVTPVSIRLRKKILDKNERERVQKKK; encoded by the coding sequence ATGACTAAAATGCGCAATGATTTACGTAACATAGCAATTATCGCTCACGTCGACCACGGAAAAACGACGCTTGTCGATCAACTTTTGAAACAATCGGGAATCTTTCGTTCTAACGAACAAGTAGACGACCGTGCCATGGACTCAAACGAAATTGAACGTGAACGCGGAATTACGATTCTCGCAAAGAATACGGCAATTGAATATAAAGATACAAAAATTAACATTCTTGATACACCTGGCCACGCGGATTTCGGCGGCGAAGTGGAACGTATTCTAAAAATGGTAGATGGTGTAATTCTTGTAGTCGATTCATACGAAGGATGTATGCCACAAACGCGTTTCGTATTGAAAAAAGCGCTTGAACAAAACTTAAAACCTATTGTTGTCGTTAATAAAATTGACCGTGAATTTGCACGTCCGGAAGAAGTGGTAGATGAAGTTCTTGAATTATTCATCGAACTCGACGCCAATGACGAACAACTTGAATTCCCAGTTATCTATGCATCAGGATTCAATGGAACAGCAAGCTTATCACCAGATCCTGCTACACAGGAAGAGACATTGCGTGTGCTTTATGACGCAATTCTTGAACATATCCCTGCTCCAGTTGATAATCGCGACGAGCCTTTACAATTCCAAGTATCTCTTCTTGACTACAGCGATTATGTCGGCCGTATCGGAATCGGACGGATTTTCCGCGGAACGATGAAAGTCGGACAGTCGGTTGCAGTTATAAAGCGTGACGGTTCATTGAAAAACTACCGTGTTACGAAAATGTCTGGATTCCTCGGATTGAAACGTGTAGATATCCAAGAAGCTTTCTCAGGAGATCTTGTTGCGGTATCTGGAATGGAAAACATTGACGTTGGCGAGACAATCTGTCCAGCAGACCATCCTGAAGCACTTCCAGAATTGTTCATTGACGAACCAACACTTCAAATGACATTTCTTGTGAACAATAGTCCGTTTGCAGGTAAAGAAGGCAAATGGGTAACGTCTAGAAAAATCGACGAACGTCTTCAATCACAATTGCAAACAGATGTATCTCTACGTGTAGATCCAACTGATTCGCCTGATGCATGGACTGTTTCGGGACGCGGTGAGCTTCACTTGTCGATTCTTATCGAAAATATGCGCCGTGAAGGATTTGAATTACAAGTTTCGAAACCATCAGTAATTGTCAAAGAAATTGATGGCGTCCGTTGTGAACCTATTGAACGTTTACAAATTGACATTCCTGAAGAGCATACAGGTTCTATTATCGAGTCAATCGGTGAGCGAAAAGGTGAAATGCTCGATATGATCAATAATGGTAATGGACAAGTCCGTTTAATATTCAATGTGCCTGCACGTGGATTAATCGGTTATTCGACTGAATTCCTTACGTTGACTAGAGGTTATGGAATTATGAACCATACGTTCGATTCTTACCAACCGATGGCAAAAGGTAAAGTCGGCGGCCGCAGAAACGGTGTTCTTGTTTCAATGGAGAACGGGACGGCTACGCCTTACAGCATTATGCAGTTAGAAGATCGGGGTATCATGTTCGTTGGTGCCGGAACTGATATTTATGCAGGAATGGTTGTTGGAGAAAATACGCGTGAAAGCGATTTGACAATCAACTTAACAAAAGCTAAACAAGCGACAAACGTTCGTTCAGCATCTAAAGATCAAACAGTCACAACTAAGAAGCCTCGTATTATGTCGCTTGAAGAAGCACTGCAGTATCTGGATGATGACGAGTATTGTGAAGTTACACCAGTATCGATCAGACTTCGTAAGAAGATTCTGGATAAGAACGAGCGCGAGCGGGTTCAGAAAAAGAAATAA
- a CDS encoding YlaH-like family protein gives MSASVGDTEFVFEKMSGIARFIYEVMPSYTVAGYVLFALVFLMSAIVYKLGFARKLKPLQTLVIYIFLFIGCLILTFLGFFLPIVEGLIVAALILIIYRVRRMNEYKEQKEDSII, from the coding sequence ATGAGTGCTAGTGTTGGGGATACCGAGTTCGTATTCGAAAAAATGTCAGGAATTGCACGCTTTATTTACGAAGTGATGCCTTCCTATACGGTTGCCGGTTACGTACTTTTCGCCCTTGTCTTCCTCATGTCAGCAATTGTTTATAAACTGGGATTTGCAAGAAAGCTAAAGCCTTTACAGACTTTAGTTATCTATATTTTCCTGTTTATCGGCTGTCTAATTTTGACGTTTCTTGGCTTTTTCCTTCCGATTGTGGAAGGACTTATCGTGGCGGCTCTTATTTTGATTATCTATCGAGTTCGCAGAATGAACGAATATAAAGAGCAAAAAGAAGACTCCATCATTTGA
- a CDS encoding NAD(P)H-dependent flavin oxidoreductase, whose amino-acid sequence MEWQTRVTDLLAIDYPIIQGGLAYLAYAELAAAVSEAGGLGQITAMSLESPEALRAEIKKVKAMTNKPFGVNFAIGQHGRPYAHMVEAALEEGVRIMSVTGGNPSPFFKQLENTDVTKLVLVAAKRQAEKAESLGADAVLVVGQEGGGHLGRDDIGTMVLIPQVVDVVSIPVIASGGIGDGRGWMAAHALGAEGIEMGTRFIATKECVHASQVYKDLLVASSETGTSVIKRTLGAPARALTGRWTEKILGMEAENADYETLKDFISGEANRRLIHDGDIENGYGWAGQVAGLIDDVPTVDELFRRMVNEAETIRTRWRFKG is encoded by the coding sequence ATGGAATGGCAAACAAGAGTAACGGATTTGCTCGCTATCGATTATCCGATCATTCAAGGAGGACTGGCTTATTTAGCTTACGCTGAACTGGCAGCGGCCGTCTCGGAAGCTGGCGGTCTTGGGCAGATCACAGCAATGAGTCTGGAATCACCGGAAGCTTTACGTGCCGAAATAAAGAAAGTGAAAGCAATGACGAACAAACCGTTTGGTGTGAACTTTGCGATCGGACAACATGGACGTCCGTATGCTCATATGGTGGAGGCGGCACTAGAAGAAGGGGTCCGGATTATGTCAGTGACGGGCGGAAATCCTTCCCCATTTTTTAAACAGCTCGAAAATACGGACGTCACGAAGCTTGTACTTGTTGCCGCGAAAAGGCAAGCTGAGAAAGCGGAATCACTCGGAGCTGACGCCGTTTTGGTTGTTGGGCAGGAAGGTGGCGGACACTTGGGCCGTGACGATATCGGAACAATGGTGCTTATTCCGCAAGTTGTCGATGTCGTTTCAATTCCTGTTATTGCTTCAGGCGGAATCGGGGATGGCCGCGGCTGGATGGCTGCACATGCACTCGGTGCGGAAGGAATTGAAATGGGCACAAGATTTATTGCTACAAAAGAGTGTGTACATGCCTCACAGGTTTATAAAGATTTACTCGTCGCTAGCAGCGAAACAGGTACCAGCGTCATTAAAAGGACACTGGGAGCTCCTGCGCGTGCATTGACAGGAAGATGGACAGAGAAGATACTTGGAATGGAAGCCGAAAATGCTGATTATGAAACGCTGAAAGATTTTATAAGCGGTGAAGCGAACCGACGTTTAATCCATGATGGAGATATTGAAAATGGCTATGGCTGGGCAGGTCAAGTAGCGGGCCTTATTGATGATGTGCCCACTGTTGATGAATTATTCAGACGCATGGTGAATGAGGCCGAAACAATTCGGACAAGATGGAGATTCAAAGGATAA
- a CDS encoding inositol monophosphatase family protein gives MQWGIIDRYAKSLIKEAGHKIRVSFFNQIDIDSKSSANDLVTNIDKEIEQFFISRIKKDFPAHKILGEEGFGDNVQTLDGVVWMLDPIDGTMNFIHQKRNFAISLGIYAEGVGMLGYIYDVMRDDFYHAAKDEGAYFNDERLPKLEITALTEAVIGINASWVAPNRFVDNEKIIELVKTCRGTRSYGSAAMELAYVSSGRLDAYMSMRLSPWDIAGGIVIAQEVGAVATNMKGEFPHLLGQDTFIVARPGLHRDLLTNYIHLK, from the coding sequence ATGCAGTGGGGAATTATCGATCGCTATGCAAAGTCGTTAATTAAAGAAGCAGGTCATAAAATTCGCGTGTCTTTTTTTAATCAAATTGATATCGATTCAAAATCGAGTGCGAACGACCTTGTAACAAATATTGATAAGGAAATTGAGCAGTTTTTCATCAGTAGAATAAAAAAGGATTTTCCTGCACATAAGATTTTAGGAGAAGAAGGATTTGGTGATAATGTTCAGACACTTGATGGGGTTGTCTGGATGCTCGATCCGATTGACGGAACGATGAATTTCATTCACCAAAAACGCAACTTTGCCATTTCGCTTGGAATATATGCAGAAGGGGTTGGAATGCTTGGTTATATTTATGATGTAATGCGCGATGATTTTTATCATGCAGCTAAAGATGAAGGGGCGTATTTCAATGATGAGCGCCTGCCGAAACTTGAGATTACGGCGCTCACAGAAGCTGTAATTGGTATAAATGCAAGTTGGGTAGCTCCTAATCGTTTCGTTGACAATGAAAAAATTATTGAGCTTGTTAAAACTTGCAGGGGAACTAGATCGTATGGTTCCGCAGCAATGGAACTGGCTTATGTTTCATCTGGCAGGTTAGATGCATATATGTCGATGAGGCTGTCACCATGGGATATTGCCGGTGGTATTGTTATTGCACAGGAGGTCGGGGCTGTCGCGACGAACATGAAAGGTGAATTCCCTCATTTACTTGGACAAGACACGTTTATAGTTGCAAGACCGGGATTACACCGCGACCTTTTGACAAACTATATACACCTGAAATAA
- a CDS encoding dihydrolipoamide acetyltransferase family protein has product MAYEFRLPDIGEGIHEGEVVKWFVAKGDKINEDDTLLEIQNDKAVVEIPSPVSGTVEEILVSEGTVAIVGDVLIRFDAPGYENVKSEEDDNAETEAQVQATAEAGQPIEKEETSKEQPAASATPTAAASAQTDVDPNRRIIAMPSVRKFAREQGVEIQQVAGSGKNGRILKEDIESFKNGGQTQDTVSASAEQDSQVESNTQETSAQAPVHLEGDFPETREKMSGIRKAIAKAMVNSKHTAPHVTLLDEVDVTELVAHRKKFKDIAAEKDIKLTYLPYVVKALVSTLREFPEFNRSLDDATQEIVQKHYYNIGIAADTDRGLLVPVIKNADRKSIFAISDEINSLAGKARDGKLAPAEMKGASCSITNIGSAGGQWFTPIINHPEVAILGIGRIAEKPVVKNGEIVAAPMLALSLVFDHRMIDGATAQHALNHLKRLLGNPELLLMEA; this is encoded by the coding sequence GTGGCATATGAATTCCGTTTACCAGATATCGGAGAGGGAATACATGAAGGTGAAGTCGTAAAGTGGTTTGTTGCTAAAGGCGATAAAATCAATGAAGATGACACACTTCTTGAAATCCAGAACGATAAAGCAGTTGTGGAAATTCCATCACCGGTTTCGGGTACTGTAGAAGAGATACTCGTTTCCGAAGGCACGGTTGCAATCGTAGGGGATGTACTAATCCGCTTTGATGCACCTGGTTATGAAAATGTGAAGTCTGAAGAAGACGACAATGCTGAAACTGAAGCACAAGTTCAAGCGACTGCAGAAGCAGGTCAGCCAATAGAAAAAGAAGAGACGTCTAAAGAACAACCAGCAGCAAGTGCAACACCGACTGCTGCCGCTTCAGCACAAACAGACGTCGATCCGAATCGCCGCATTATCGCAATGCCTTCCGTACGTAAATTTGCGCGTGAGCAAGGCGTCGAAATTCAGCAAGTTGCTGGATCAGGAAAAAACGGCCGAATCTTGAAAGAAGATATTGAGTCATTCAAAAATGGCGGCCAAACACAGGATACAGTTTCAGCTTCAGCAGAACAAGATTCTCAAGTTGAAAGCAACACACAAGAAACTTCTGCGCAGGCTCCAGTTCATCTTGAAGGGGATTTCCCTGAAACACGTGAAAAAATGTCTGGTATTAGAAAAGCAATTGCAAAAGCAATGGTCAATTCAAAACATACCGCTCCGCACGTTACATTACTTGACGAAGTGGATGTTACTGAACTGGTTGCCCATCGCAAAAAATTCAAAGATATTGCTGCAGAAAAAGATATCAAACTTACGTATTTGCCTTATGTCGTAAAAGCACTCGTCTCAACACTGCGTGAATTCCCAGAATTCAACAGATCGCTTGATGATGCAACACAAGAGATTGTACAAAAGCATTATTACAACATAGGTATCGCAGCGGACACTGACCGCGGACTTCTTGTTCCGGTTATTAAGAATGCTGATCGTAAATCAATCTTTGCAATTTCTGACGAAATCAACAGTCTTGCAGGAAAAGCACGAGACGGTAAATTAGCTCCGGCTGAAATGAAAGGTGCATCCTGTTCAATCACGAATATCGGTTCTGCAGGGGGCCAATGGTTCACACCGATCATTAACCATCCTGAAGTTGCAATTCTTGGAATCGGTCGTATTGCAGAAAAACCAGTTGTGAAAAATGGTGAAATTGTAGCGGCACCTATGTTAGCATTGTCATTGGTATTCGATCACCGGATGATCGATGGAGCAACTGCACAACATGCGTTAAATCACCTTAAGAGATTGCTCGGAAATCCGGAACTTTTATTAATGGAGGCGTAA
- a CDS encoding YlaI family protein — protein MRVKCVICDNIGQLPDDAPLAKKLRNRPIHTYMCDQCHERIAERTIARVATGNFVFHRSSHSIEKSF, from the coding sequence ATGCGTGTAAAATGTGTCATCTGCGATAACATCGGGCAACTGCCAGACGATGCACCGCTAGCAAAAAAGCTGAGAAACCGACCGATTCATACGTATATGTGTGACCAATGCCATGAACGTATTGCTGAAAGAACAATTGCCCGTGTTGCGACTGGAAACTTTGTGTTCCATCGCAGTTCGCATTCAATCGAAAAAAGCTTTTAA
- a CDS encoding YktB family protein — translation MVSHFWKKDDFDVFLIEGLEHRMEALQNRIQPKFKTLGTHFADRFSAHGTDEFFPHVAKHARRTVNPPKDSWVAFAPAKRGYKALPHFQVGLWGTHLFIILAVIYENPDKKGIAERLDKNLDILSSLPGTYIVSGDHMKPDAVTIEETGAAGLGQLLERLQTVKKAEFLVGRHLLREDAVELSNEEFMAFAEETFDQLLPVYDVVINKIRKA, via the coding sequence ATGGTTAGTCATTTTTGGAAAAAAGATGATTTTGATGTATTTTTAATTGAAGGACTGGAACACCGGATGGAAGCATTGCAAAATCGAATCCAGCCTAAATTTAAAACATTGGGTACGCATTTTGCGGACCGCTTTTCTGCACATGGCACTGATGAATTTTTCCCACATGTCGCGAAACACGCAAGGCGGACGGTTAATCCGCCAAAAGACAGTTGGGTCGCTTTCGCACCTGCAAAACGTGGATACAAAGCATTGCCTCACTTTCAGGTTGGCTTATGGGGAACACATTTATTCATTATATTAGCGGTTATTTATGAAAATCCAGATAAGAAGGGAATTGCTGAGCGACTCGATAAGAACTTGGACATTTTGTCCTCACTTCCCGGAACATATATCGTATCAGGTGATCATATGAAACCAGACGCTGTAACTATTGAAGAAACAGGGGCAGCTGGACTGGGACAACTGTTAGAACGGCTGCAAACTGTGAAAAAGGCTGAATTTCTTGTTGGGCGTCATTTGCTGCGCGAAGATGCCGTAGAACTTTCTAACGAAGAATTCATGGCATTTGCAGAAGAGACTTTTGACCAACTTCTGCCCGTTTATGATGTTGTCATTAATAAAATAAGAAAAGCGTAA
- a CDS encoding polysaccharide deacetylase family protein — protein MKKQLIYILGALLLLLTACSEGDVSDTPGKVKVNEKAPNIKIVDENASGEPGKVDSDDEVDKAVAEPLYVLNPATYAVEPIGDANAEVVLLTIDDAPDKRALDMAKTLKNLGAPAIFFVNGHFIDTEEEKIVLKEIHDLGFMIGNHTKTHANLKQISEEQQSEEILTVSDTVEEVTGERPVFFRAPFGVNTDFSKALAKEDGMLLMNWSFGYDWERRYMDADALADIMINTEFLRNGANLLMHDREWTANALEKIVIGLREKGYDFVDPATIKVTE, from the coding sequence ATGAAAAAACAATTAATATACATACTTGGGGCGCTCTTATTGCTCCTGACTGCTTGTTCTGAGGGTGATGTGTCAGATACTCCTGGCAAAGTCAAAGTAAATGAAAAAGCGCCAAATATAAAAATAGTAGATGAAAATGCTAGTGGGGAACCCGGAAAAGTGGACAGTGACGATGAAGTTGATAAAGCAGTTGCGGAACCATTGTATGTGCTGAACCCGGCTACCTATGCGGTGGAGCCGATTGGCGATGCAAATGCTGAAGTCGTATTGCTGACAATTGATGATGCACCAGATAAGCGAGCCCTCGATATGGCGAAGACGCTGAAGAATCTAGGTGCTCCGGCCATTTTCTTCGTTAATGGTCATTTCATAGATACAGAAGAAGAAAAAATTGTACTGAAAGAGATTCATGACTTAGGTTTTATGATCGGTAACCATACAAAAACTCATGCCAATTTAAAACAGATTTCAGAAGAACAGCAAAGTGAAGAAATCTTAACAGTAAGTGATACTGTGGAAGAAGTGACAGGGGAACGTCCTGTGTTTTTCCGAGCTCCGTTCGGTGTAAATACAGACTTCAGTAAAGCGCTTGCGAAAGAGGATGGAATGTTGCTGATGAATTGGTCATTCGGCTACGACTGGGAAAGACGATATATGGATGCTGATGCGCTTGCGGACATTATGATAAACACAGAATTTCTGCGTAATGGAGCTAATCTTCTTATGCATGACCGTGAATGGACAGCCAACGCACTAGAAAAGATTGTCATTGGTTTACGGGAGAAGGGTTATGATTTCGTTGATCCAGCAACAATCAAAGTTACGGAATAA
- a CDS encoding UPF0223 family protein, translating to MEYSYPIRPDWSTAEIIAVAAFYEAVEKAYESGIPGEELMVAYLGFKKVVPSMAEEKTLCKEFEDASGYVCYPVVQAAKKADGMEEIKGMPSR from the coding sequence ATGGAATATAGTTATCCAATCAGGCCTGACTGGTCGACAGCAGAAATAATTGCTGTAGCGGCATTTTATGAAGCGGTGGAAAAAGCGTATGAGTCAGGAATACCTGGAGAAGAGTTAATGGTCGCATATCTCGGCTTCAAAAAGGTGGTTCCTTCCATGGCGGAAGAAAAAACGCTGTGTAAGGAGTTCGAGGACGCGAGCGGTTATGTTTGTTATCCTGTAGTTCAAGCGGCGAAAAAGGCTGATGGTATGGAAGAAATAAAAGGAATGCCCTCGCGTTAG
- a CDS encoding YlaN family protein: protein MDIELQETYQEKALKQLQADADKIGQLIKVQMDHLTMPQCPLYEEVLDTQMYGLSREIDFAVKLGLIDRPKGNEILSLLEKEMTVLHEVYTRK, encoded by the coding sequence ATGGATATAGAATTGCAGGAAACATATCAGGAAAAGGCATTGAAGCAACTCCAAGCTGATGCTGATAAGATTGGTCAACTAATAAAGGTGCAGATGGACCATTTGACGATGCCTCAGTGTCCGCTCTATGAAGAAGTGCTGGATACACAAATGTATGGCTTGTCTCGTGAAATCGACTTTGCTGTAAAGCTAGGGTTGATTGATCGTCCGAAAGGCAATGAAATTCTTTCTTTATTGGAGAAAGAAATGACAGTCCTGCACGAAGTATATACGAGAAAATAA
- a CDS encoding peptidyl-prolyl cis-trans isomerase, whose protein sequence is MESIIPIKGNVRHTITLDPTVWIFDDRRVDLKTYFTESYIEKDELEEYKRDMGKHWSREIMEGATFPPTLETEKKFEKRKVLTGTYGIQLNHFLKIAEPAENAQTFAFETSGGERHSFPLAKADEVIFKFSDEGKPILDGGPVHVIFKDGSNNDKPIRNVIAIQVE, encoded by the coding sequence TTGGAATCTATAATTCCGATTAAAGGAAATGTGCGTCATACTATCACACTCGACCCGACCGTATGGATTTTTGATGATCGTCGAGTTGATTTAAAAACATATTTCACTGAGAGTTACATCGAAAAAGATGAGCTGGAAGAATATAAAAGAGATATGGGGAAACATTGGTCCCGTGAAATAATGGAGGGTGCAACTTTCCCGCCCACTTTGGAAACGGAAAAAAAATTCGAGAAGAGGAAAGTTCTCACCGGAACTTACGGCATTCAATTAAATCATTTTTTAAAAATCGCGGAGCCTGCCGAAAATGCTCAAACATTTGCCTTTGAAACGTCAGGCGGCGAAAGGCATTCCTTCCCTCTTGCGAAAGCCGATGAAGTCATTTTTAAATTCAGTGATGAGGGTAAGCCGATTCTTGATGGCGGTCCCGTCCATGTTATCTTCAAAGATGGGTCGAACAATGATAAGCCAATTCGCAATGTCATTGCAATCCAAGTTGAGTGA
- the lpdA gene encoding dihydrolipoyl dehydrogenase, with protein sequence MVVGDFPIEVDTLVVGSGPGGYVAAIRAAQLGQKVTVVEKGDIGGVCLNVGCIPSKALIAVGHRYASAKDSDSMGISATEVKLDFTKAQAFKDGVVNKLTGGVAGLLKGNKIDYVQGEAYFVDSNTVRVMDESSAQTYKFKNAIIATGSRPIEIPTFKFTKRVINSTGALSLTEVPGKLVVIGGGYIGTELGSAYANLGSEVTIIEGGNDILAGFEKQMTQIVKKGLKKKGVEVIVKASAKGVEETDTGVTVTYEAGGEEKKVEADYVLVTVGRRPNTDEIGLEEMGIKFLERGLIEVDKQCRTSIPNIYAIGDIVPGLQLAHKASYEAKVAAEVISGEKSEVDYLAIPAVCFTDPELASVGLNEQQAKDEGYETVAGKFPFAANGRALALDASEGFVKLVSRKEDGLLLGAQIVGESASDMIAELALAIEAGMTLEDVAMTIHAHPTLSEISMEAAEVALGTPIHMMTK encoded by the coding sequence ATGGTAGTAGGAGACTTTCCAATCGAAGTAGATACGCTCGTCGTAGGATCCGGACCAGGAGGATATGTCGCAGCAATTCGTGCGGCACAATTGGGCCAAAAAGTAACAGTCGTTGAAAAAGGAGATATTGGCGGGGTGTGCTTGAATGTGGGATGTATCCCTTCAAAAGCACTAATCGCTGTTGGTCATCGTTACGCAAGTGCTAAAGATTCCGATTCAATGGGTATCTCAGCAACTGAAGTGAAACTTGACTTTACAAAAGCTCAAGCATTCAAAGATGGTGTAGTTAACAAATTGACTGGCGGAGTCGCAGGACTTCTTAAAGGTAATAAGATTGATTATGTACAAGGTGAAGCCTATTTCGTTGATAGCAACACAGTACGTGTGATGGACGAATCATCTGCACAGACATATAAATTTAAAAATGCAATCATTGCAACAGGGTCACGTCCGATTGAAATCCCGACGTTCAAGTTTACTAAACGTGTTATCAATTCTACGGGAGCATTGAGCCTTACAGAAGTACCAGGGAAACTTGTTGTCATCGGCGGCGGTTATATTGGTACTGAGCTAGGGTCTGCGTATGCAAATCTTGGATCAGAAGTGACGATAATTGAAGGCGGCAATGATATTCTTGCAGGCTTTGAAAAACAAATGACACAAATCGTTAAAAAAGGCTTGAAGAAAAAAGGCGTCGAAGTCATCGTTAAAGCATCTGCAAAAGGTGTTGAAGAAACGGATACTGGCGTTACGGTCACATATGAAGCGGGCGGAGAAGAGAAAAAAGTCGAAGCCGACTATGTACTTGTCACAGTAGGCCGCCGTCCGAATACAGATGAAATCGGACTAGAAGAGATGGGCATCAAGTTCCTTGAGCGCGGTCTTATCGAAGTCGACAAACAATGCCGTACTAGCATTCCGAACATTTATGCAATCGGCGATATCGTGCCAGGACTACAACTAGCACACAAAGCTTCTTATGAAGCAAAAGTTGCTGCTGAAGTAATTTCAGGTGAAAAGTCTGAAGTTGACTACTTGGCGATTCCGGCTGTCTGCTTCACGGATCCTGAACTGGCATCTGTTGGATTGAACGAACAACAGGCAAAAGATGAAGGTTATGAAACAGTTGCTGGAAAATTCCCGTTTGCTGCTAACGGGCGTGCACTTGCACTTGATGCTTCAGAAGGGTTCGTCAAGCTAGTATCACGTAAAGAAGACGGTCTCCTACTTGGGGCCCAAATTGTAGGTGAAAGTGCGTCAGATATGATAGCTGAACTTGCGCTCGCAATTGAAGCTGGAATGACGCTTGAAGATGTCGCAATGACGATTCATGCTCACCCAACATTGAGCGAAATCTCAATGGAAGCGGCTGAAGTCGCTTTGGGCACACCAATCCATATGATGACGAAATAA
- a CDS encoding YlaF family protein, producing the protein MKNIKWIFVFYSIGAIASMCAIGVAVGMSSLPVAIIAILALILFMGNGFKTKKKYREQGIL; encoded by the coding sequence TTGAAAAACATCAAATGGATTTTCGTTTTTTACTCCATTGGCGCTATAGCTTCAATGTGTGCAATTGGCGTTGCAGTAGGCATGAGTAGCCTTCCTGTCGCCATTATCGCAATCCTTGCTCTCATTCTTTTTATGGGCAATGGATTCAAGACGAAAAAGAAATATAGAGAACAAGGTATACTCTAG